In Verrucomicrobiota bacterium, the genomic window GGAGGGACGGTCCGAATTGATCAACCGGACGGGCGTGGCGCACACGACGCTGCGACCTTCGGGGACGGCTTTGATCGATGGACGAAGGGTGGATGTGGTCACCGAGGGGGGCATGGTTGACCCTGGACAACCGGTGAAGGTGGTGGCGGTGGAGGGTGTTCGAGTCGTGGTGCGGCCCGTGTGAGGGTTCGGACCTGGAGTGGCGGTGAATTGGCGGTGCAATTGAGTCATTGGACATTATGAAATTAGAAACCTTATTGGCGCAGGTTGAACTTCCGGGAGGCATGGGCCTTCTCCTTTTCGGGGCGGCAGCCATCGCCCTGTTGGTCTTCGTCTTGATCGTGATCAATTTTGGAATGATCTACATTCGGGCGCTCTTTTCAGGTGCCAAGGTGACCTTCACGGAATTGATCGCCCTTCGATTGAGGCGGGTTCCGGTGGGGATGGTGGTGGATACCCGAATCACGGCGGTGAAAACCGGCCTGGATGTCGCGATTGACGATCTTTCGACCCACTTTCTCGCCGGGGGCAATATCGAGATGGTGGTTTTGGCCCTCATTGCGGCCAAGAAGGCCGGCATCCATCTGGATTTCGACCGGGCCTGCGCCATCGATCTGGCCACCAAGGGAACGGGCAAAACGGTGCTGGAAGCGGTCAAGACTTCGGTGAATCCGAAGGTGATCGATTGTCCGAATCCCGCCGCTGGAAAGACAACCATCGACGCGGTCGCGAAGGATGGCATCGTGATCAAGGCGCGCGCCCGGGTAACGGTCCGGACCAACCTGGACCGGTTTGTGGGTGGCGCGACGGAGGAAACGATCGTGGCGCGGGTTGGCGAGGGCATTGTGACCACCATCGGTTCTTCGCAGACGTACAAAGATGTATTGGAGAACCCCGACCGCATTTCGCGAACGGTGCTGGACAAGGCTTTGGACAGCAACACGGCCTTCGAGATTCTGTCGATCGACATTGCGGACGTGGACGTTGGGGAAAACGTGGGTGCCAAGCTGCAATCCGAGCAAGCGGAAGCGAACAAGTTGATCGCTCAGGCGCAGGCGGAAGTCCGGCGCGCGGCGGCGGTGGCTTTGGAGCAGGAAATGGTGGCGCGCGTGCAGGAAATGCGCTCCCGCGTGGTGGAGGCGGAAGCCCAAGTGCCCCTCGCGATTTCAGAAGCTTTTCGCACCGGCAATCTGGGCGTTTTCGATTACTACAAGCTCAGGAACGTTCAGGCGGACACGGGCATGCGCGAGAGCATCGCGGGCACTCCGGGAACCGGCAGTCATATCAAGCCCTCGGGGCAATAGCGATTCAGTCGGCCCCCGCGAAGCATGGACTCCCTGCTTACCATTCTGGCGATCATCGCGCTTTCGGCCATTTCGAACTGGCTGAAGCGCCGGTCCGGTCAAGGCACCCAGGACTGGGATACCGACTCGAATCCTCCTCCTTCGGGCCATCCGCCTTCTCCCCGAACGAAGGAGGAGCCGATGGAGGATTGGGAGCGCGAAGTTCGCAAGCTATTCGATATCGAGGAGCCGAAGCAGGCCAAGGCGGACGCCCCGCCTCCCCCGCCGCTCGTCGTGAAGGCTCCTCCGGTTGCATCGCGACCCCAGCCCCAACCCGTGCTTATTCCCTCAAGCTCGCATGCGCCGCGAGCCTACGAAGAGGAGGGCGCGCACGATCCGGACGAGGGACCTCAGGTCGTCCGGATTCCGTCCTTGAGTCCTCCCGGGCTACCCGCTTGGAAGCCGAGCGGCATGGAGGGCGTAGTGGCGGCGCGCCTGCGGAAGTTGGACGAGAGGACGAGCAAGGCGAGTTTGATGAGCTCGGTTTCGACACCTGCGCCTGCCGACCGGTTGATGCCCGCTCAACTTTGGCGAAGTCCGCAGTCTTTGCGAGACGCCTTCGTCAGCAGTTTGATTTTTGGGCCGCCCAAGTCGCTTGAAGTGGAACGTGGCGTCTAGCCCGGAAATCTCATGCGGGTTCCGCGAGTGTGAAATAGTCAGGCCAAACCCGCTTGGGTCACGCGCGATCCCACTGAAGCGGGGTCCTCAAGATGGAGTTGTTGCCAAGCGGTGAATGGCCGCTTTTGCTTTCTCCAGGTCCTCTTGTTCGAGCGGCTTTCCCCCGTAGCGGCTTCGGCAGAACAGAGCCGTGACATTTTGGATTTCGGGAAGGAACTCGGGCGGGTAGTGATGAAGCGATTGAACGAACTCGGCTGGGGTGGTTCCAGGGGGTTTGGTATGGCCCTGTTTCTCGAGGGCTCGAAGCATTTCTTCATAGAAATGCCGCGCGGCTTCGGCTCGCCGTTCCTGGGTAGAGCGGGCGATGGGCTTCGAGGCGCTTCCACGCCGCTTTTTCCAGAGCCACGCGGCCAGTCCCCATAACCCCAAAGCAGCGATCAGATGCGGGACTTTGGAGCTCACGAGGGCGAACGCTTCGGCTCCGGCGGCGATGGCATGGGTCAGGAGTTCGTTCTGAGTCCCGGCATCCAGGTTGACCACATGGGCATACCAGGCGAAATCGAGAGCCTCGAACAGGTCCTGCCACTCGAGGCCCGGCGGTGGATGCAAGGCGCGAGGAGTGCCATCCAGGGTTACCCAGCCTGTGGATTCGAAGTGGGCTTCGGTCCACGCATGCGCGTCAGAAAACCGGATATCGTGCCATCCGGAGAAGAAGTTGCGCTGGCCGGGCACGAAGCCCGCCATGACGCGGGCCGGGATCCCTTGATGACGCAGCAACAGCGCCAAGGCTGAGGCAAACCGTTCGCAATGGCCGCGCCGTTCCTCGAACAGAAAAGACTCCAGCACATTGGTCCGATTCAATTGCGGCGCGCCCAGTTCGTATTCGAACGTCGATCGCAAATAAGCTTCGAGAATGCGGGCCTTGCGCATGGGGTCGGTCTCCGCTCCGACGCGGTCCTTCATCCATTGGCGAAGCCGGTCGGAAGGCGGCGGCACTTGGAGGGCTCGCCGGCGGAGGGTGTCCGTGAGCGGCTCGGGATGAAGCGCGAGGTCGCTCCACCACGCATAGGTGACGTTGCTGCGCCGGGGACCGGGCTGGACTTCGACGACGCGGTGGGTGTTGACGTAGGCACGCTGGAACCAGTCTCCCTCCAGCCTTTGAATCCTGGGGTCGCGGGCAGGACCCGTCCGCTGGCGCTTGCATAAAGCGAATTGACCTGCTTGACACGGGCTTGCCGTTTCACGATGGGAGTTCCGGCGGATGGACGGAGAGGAGCGGCTGAAGGACCGAACAGGGGGATCAGGCCTCCCTCGTTTTGACGCCGCCAGACCTGCCCGTCGAAATCGAGGTAAGCCGCTGCCCGGAGGTAGCCCAGATTCTCCCCATCGACCTGCATGAAGATGCGGCGCGAATTCTCCATGCCCCCGCGCGAAGGATCCAGATTGGGGTCGAGCATGCTCTGCGCTCCGGAACGTCCCGCCCCTCGCCAGCCTCCCCCGAGAAAGGCGCGGGGAAACAGAGCAAAAACGGCCACTGCCATGCTCCCGATGAGCAGGTACTGCGCGATACTGAGTCGTAAAGGGGGGCGGATATTGACATGAGAAGATGCACCGGAGGCTGCCGGGGCAGAGGCCAATTCCATGAGCGCCCTCGGAGCGAGCAGCACCATGGCGATGAAGATGGCGAGAAACCGAATATCGAGGATCGTCGTGCAGACCACCGCGAAATGCAGGAGGGTGATCAGGAGCATGGAAACGTTTTCGCGTGGATTGAGGTTCCGGCGCATGCGGACGAGTTGGACGCAGGCCAGACCGTGGCCGAGGAAGAACTGGTCGCTGCCTCCCACCAGGGAGCCAAGGATCAAGGCCAGCACGTCAATCCAGGGCACGGGCCTCGCATTCCGCGGTTGAAACCTTCGGGCCGTGAACCAAAGCCCGCCATAAACCAACGGACCGAGAATCGGTTCCACCGTGAGACTGAGCCCGATCCAACCCGCAAGGATCAGTAGATCCCTGGCGGGACGGCGACTTGAGTCGCAGGGTGGGAATGTCGTGAAGAACTTCATCGGAACGACGTCGAGGCGTTCTTCACTTGGCCGTGTTCATCAAACAACCCGCCCAAGCGCATGGGGATGTCGAAGTCCGGATGGGTCGCGGAAGCGGGCGCGAAGAGGGTGACGGAACGTTCGCGGGATCGAAGATCCTGAATTTCGGCGGCAGCGAGCTCCAAGGGCTTGGCCAGGATCACCGAAATGCTTGATCGTTTGGAAGCGCGGTTGAGAGCGGACTCGAGAAGGGGACCCCATTCCGCTGCGGGTCGCTGCCGCGCGCGGGCCAATTCATCCAGAATCAATTCCGCGTCGGTGAAAGGGGTCCACATGTGGAATGAGCCGTCCGAGAGTGAGCACCATTCGACCTGGTGGCCGGCGTCCAACGCGGCGAAAGCGAGCCCGCCACAGGCGCGGAGGGCAGCTTCGAAATCTTGCGGCGTGCATTTTTCGCGATCATCGAGCAGGAGCGAAACTTTGCCGGACAGCTCCTCCTCATACGTTTTCACCCACAAACCGAGTCCCTTCGCGGTGGATTTCCAATGGATTTGATTGAGCGCATCTCCTGACTGGTGAGGGCGAACACCTGCAAAGAGCGAGCCCGAAGCCACTCGCCTGGGTCCGCGTTGGCGTCCCCCCAAGACAGCCTCGTGACCACCCACCGGGGGAGCGTCCAAGTCCGGCAGTTTGGGATGAACGACCCATCGACCCGAGTCCTCCAAAGGGCGAATGGCTTTGATCAGTCCGAAAGGGTGAGCACAGTGCATTTCGATGCCTTCCAAAGGGTATTCACCGCGCGGCAGCGCGGGCGGATCGAGGCTGAGATGGGAGGAGGATCGGGGGGCGATCCAGGGCGCTTTCCAGAGCGTTTGGGTTCCGGAGCGAATCTCGATGCCGGCAACGGCATGAGCAGCGGGATTGTGGACACCCCAGGGTTCCAACACCGGTTCGCCTTCCGTCCATCGGGTTTGGGTGGGGAGGAGGGGTTGCAGTGGAAGCACTGCTGACTTGCAGGCCAGAGCGTTCACGGTCAGGCAGCCCAAAATGAGGCCGACCAGCACCAAGAGCAGTGCGGACTGGGACGTGAGGGCCGCGAGATAAAAGGGCAGAACCAAGGCCAGCGCAAACCAGCCGGCGGAAGTGAGCTGGCGGCGAACGCGCGTCACAAAGGAACTGGGATCGATTCGAGCACGCTTTCGATGATCGTGCGAGCGTGAGTCGTGACGGAGCGGGAGCCGCGCCGGATGATCAAACGGTGAGGGAGCGTGGCGCGGGCGGCGGCCTTGATGTCGTCGGGGAGCGTGTAATCGCGGCCGGCCCACAAGGCCTGGGCTTGGGCAAAGGATTGCAAATCGAGCGCGGCACGTGGGCTGGCTCCGTACTCGAGGGTTTCCATCGAGCGGGTTTTGCGGACCAGGTCGAGCAGGTAGCCGGCCAGCACGGGTTCCACCCTGACCCTGCGGCTGGCCTCATGAATTTCCAGCAACCGGTCCGCCGTCAAAAGCGGTCCCAGGGAGTCGAGTGGATCCGACTGTTGCTGGGACTGCAACATGCGCAATTCGGCGTCGCGTTCCATGTAGCCGATGCTGAGGCGGACCATGAAGCGGTCCATCTGAGCGAAGGGCAAGGCGTAGGTGCCCTCGAGTTCGACGGGATTCTGGGTGGCCATGACGAAGAATGGAGCAGCCAATTCCCGCAATTCGCCGTCCACCGTGACCCGATGCTCCTCCATCGCTTCGAGCAAGGCGGACTGGGTGCGTGGAGTCGCGCGGTTGATTTCATCGGCGAGGAGGATCTGGGTGAAGATCGGACCGGGCCGGAACAGGAATTCGTGCCGTTCCTGGGAGAAGACGGAAACCCCGGTGATGTCGGAGGGCAGGAGATCGGCAGTGAGCTGGATGCGTTTGAAGTTTGCGGAGATCGATTTGGCGATGGCCTTGGCGAGAAGCGTCTTGCCCAGTCCGGGAACGTCCTCAATCAGGGCGTGTCCGCCGGCGACCAGGGTCAGGATGGCTTGTCTCAACACTTCATCTTTGCCGATGAAGACGGACGAAACATGCTGGACTAGTTTTCGAACATCGGCGCTGGCCTGCTCGTCCCGCCCCGCCAAATCGTTGCGATCCATGGCGGCGGGAGCACTGCCGAAGCAGGGATCTGAAGCAATTCTGGATTTCCTGAGCCTGGAATCGGGACCGTGCATCCCGATGTTGCCGGTGATGCAGGTAGGGCGCGTCCGTCCCGGCGCGCCGCCGGAGCATGATGTTTTGCATCCAGTGGGCGGCGGGCTGGGTCAGCCCCCCCCCTACCAACGGCTTCGGGATGCACCGGAATCGGGATGTGAGACGATTCGGAGGTTGAACAACGGAGGGCGCGTGAGGACAATGCGTCTGAACGCATGAGCACTGTCAGACTCGGCATCATTGGCATGGGCAATATTGGGCGGCATCACGCCGGCTACTTGCTCGATGGGAAGGTTCCCCGATGCGAGTTGGTGGCGGTGGGGAGCACGTCGCCGGGAAAGCTCGGCGCCTACGAGGCGAAAGGCCTGAAAGTGTTCGGAAGCGGCGAGGAAATGATTCGATCGGGCCTGGTGGATGCCGTTCTCGTGGCCACGCCCCATTACCAGCACACTTGGCTTGGGATCGCGGCCCTCGACGCCGGTATCCATTTGATGGTGGAGAAGCCGATTTCCGCCCACAAGGCGGATGCGGAGCGGTTGATCGCCGCGCATCACCGTCATCCTCGGGTGGTCTTCGGAGCGATGTTTCAACTTCGAGCCGAGCCCCGCTATCAAAAGATCCGCGCCTTGTTGCGATCCGGCGAACTGGGTGAACTGGCCCGGGTGAGCTGGCTGATCACCGACTGGTATCGCACGGAAGCGTATTACGCGAGTGGCGGCTGGCGCGCGACGTGGAAGGGCGAGGGGGGAGGCGTGCTGCTCAATCAATGCCTGCACAATCTTGATGTCCTGGCGTGGTTGCTGGGCATGCCGGCGCGTGTCCGCGGGTTTTGCCAGCTGGGCCGGTACCATCAGATTGAGGTGGAGGACAACGTGACCGCCTATTTGGAATACCCCAACGGGGCGACCGGCATTTTTGTGACGTCCACGGGTGAGGCGCCGGGCTCGAACCGGTTCGAGATCGCGGGCACTCGCGGGCGGCTTGTTCTGGAGGGAGGGCGGTTGACCGTGATTCGCAACGAAGTGGACATGCTGGAGTGGAGCCGGGCCGCGAAGGTGGGGTTCAGCAAGCCCGAGATATGGAATGTGGAGATTCCCTTTGAAAACGCGGCCGCGCCGCACGCGGAGTTCATGAAGAACTTCGTGGACGCGATTCTGGACGGCGCGCCGCTGATGGCCCCGGGTGAGGAAGGGCTGAATTCTGTCGAGCTGGCCAACGTGATGCTCTTGTCGTCGCTGCAGGAACGCACGGTGGAACTGCCGATGGACGGGGCGCTCTACGAGCAAAAACTCGGGCAGCTCATTCGCGAGTCCCGAGTGGAAAAGCAGGTGGTGGAAATTGCCGGCGACGACTTTACGAAATCCTTTCATCGATAATTGAACCCAGGAAGTTATGATTCTCACAGGCATTGGCGACGAAGCCGGCAACACGATCGAAGCGCAGATTCAAGCCATTCAGGAGCTGGGATGGAAGTGGATCGAAATGCGGGGAGTGCAGGTGGGCGATTTTCCCAAGGGGAATTTCCATGACATCCCGGATGCGGCGTTCGAGCGCTGCGTCGAGTTGTTGGAGCAGGCGGGGATTGGAGTCCATTGTTTTGGATCCACGATCATGAACTGGGCCAAGAAGGCGAGTGATCCTTTCGACGTGACACTGGCCGAGGTGGCGAGGGCGATTCCCCGGTTGCAGCGTCTGAACACGCGTTACGTTCGCATCATGAGCTTCAAGCCCGGCGATTTGGAGAACCGAATTCCGCAGGTGGTTTTCCACCGGGTCCGCGAGGTTTGCCGTCGTTTGCTGGATGCCGGCGTTACGCCCGTGCATGAAAACTGCATGAACTATGGCGGAATGAGCCCCAAGCACGCTTTGCAGTTGCTCGAGGAAGTGCCCGGAATGAAGTGGGTCTTCGACACGGCCAATCCGGTGTTCAATCCTGACCGGTCGAAAGCGAAGCCCTGGATCCGGCAAGATCCGTGGGAGTTTTGGGTGATGGTACGCGACTACACCGTGCATCTCCATGTGAAGGATGCCACTTGGGTGCCCGAGAAAAACGATGCGGATTACCAGTGGCCCGGGGAAGGTCAGGGCAAGGTCCGGGAGATTCTCAAGGACGCTTTCGCCCGCGGTTACGATGGGGGCATTTCCATCGAGCCCCACATGGTCGTCGTTTTCCATGACGCCCAATCCAAGTCGAACGAAGAGGCCATGCGGTCCAATTTCATCGAGTATGGGAAGCGGCTCGAGGCCTTGGTGAAGGAATCCAAACCGAAATGACGGCAGGGCCGGGTTGAGGATGCGACCTCCATGCAATCCCACTGGTATTGGTATGCAGGATTGATCGTGCTTGCCACGCTGCCGGTGGCCTGGCGGTTTCGGGGAGCCGGCGTTCGGGCGTGGTTGGTTTACGGCCTGTTCGC contains:
- a CDS encoding UPF0365 family protein codes for the protein MGLLLFGAAAIALLVFVLIVINFGMIYIRALFSGAKVTFTELIALRLRRVPVGMVVDTRITAVKTGLDVAIDDLSTHFLAGGNIEMVVLALIAAKKAGIHLDFDRACAIDLATKGTGKTVLEAVKTSVNPKVIDCPNPAAGKTTIDAVAKDGIVIKARARVTVRTNLDRFVGGATEETIVARVGEGIVTTIGSSQTYKDVLENPDRISRTVLDKALDSNTAFEILSIDIADVDVGENVGAKLQSEQAEANKLIAQAQAEVRRAAAVALEQEMVARVQEMRSRVVEAEAQVPLAISEAFRTGNLGVFDYYKLRNVQADTGMRESIAGTPGTGSHIKPSGQ
- a CDS encoding transglutaminase domain-containing protein, encoding MPPPSDRLRQWMKDRVGAETDPMRKARILEAYLRSTFEYELGAPQLNRTNVLESFLFEERRGHCERFASALALLLRHQGIPARVMAGFVPGQRNFFSGWHDIRFSDAHAWTEAHFESTGWVTLDGTPRALHPPPGLEWQDLFEALDFAWYAHVVNLDAGTQNELLTHAIAAGAEAFALVSSKVPHLIAALGLWGLAAWLWKKRRGSASKPIARSTQERRAEAARHFYEEMLRALEKQGHTKPPGTTPAEFVQSLHHYPPEFLPEIQNVTALFCRSRYGGKPLEQEDLEKAKAAIHRLATTPS
- a CDS encoding DUF3488 domain-containing protein, whose amino-acid sequence is MKFFTTFPPCDSSRRPARDLLILAGWIGLSLTVEPILGPLVYGGLWFTARRFQPRNARPVPWIDVLALILGSLVGGSDQFFLGHGLACVQLVRMRRNLNPRENVSMLLITLLHFAVVCTTILDIRFLAIFIAMVLLAPRALMELASAPAASGASSHVNIRPPLRLSIAQYLLIGSMAVAVFALFPRAFLGGGWRGAGRSGAQSMLDPNLDPSRGGMENSRRIFMQVDGENLGYLRAAAYLDFDGQVWRRQNEGGLIPLFGPSAAPLRPSAGTPIVKRQARVKQVNSLYASASGRVLPATPGFKGWRETGSSVPTSTPTASSKSSPVPGAATSPMRGGATSRFIPSRSRTPSAGEPSKCRRLPTGFANG
- a CDS encoding DUF58 domain-containing protein; this encodes MTRVRRQLTSAGWFALALVLPFYLAALTSQSALLLVLVGLILGCLTVNALACKSAVLPLQPLLPTQTRWTEGEPVLEPWGVHNPAAHAVAGIEIRSGTQTLWKAPWIAPRSSSHLSLDPPALPRGEYPLEGIEMHCAHPFGLIKAIRPLEDSGRWVVHPKLPDLDAPPVGGHEAVLGGRQRGPRRVASGSLFAGVRPHQSGDALNQIHWKSTAKGLGLWVKTYEEELSGKVSLLLDDREKCTPQDFEAALRACGGLAFAALDAGHQVEWCSLSDGSFHMWTPFTDAELILDELARARQRPAAEWGPLLESALNRASKRSSISVILAKPLELAAAEIQDLRSRERSVTLFAPASATHPDFDIPMRLGGLFDEHGQVKNASTSFR
- a CDS encoding MoxR family ATPase, whose translation is MDRNDLAGRDEQASADVRKLVQHVSSVFIGKDEVLRQAILTLVAGGHALIEDVPGLGKTLLAKAIAKSISANFKRIQLTADLLPSDITGVSVFSQERHEFLFRPGPIFTQILLADEINRATPRTQSALLEAMEEHRVTVDGELRELAAPFFVMATQNPVELEGTYALPFAQMDRFMVRLSIGYMERDAELRMLQSQQQSDPLDSLGPLLTADRLLEIHEASRRVRVEPVLAGYLLDLVRKTRSMETLEYGASPRAALDLQSFAQAQALWAGRDYTLPDDIKAAARATLPHRLIIRRGSRSVTTHARTIIESVLESIPVPL
- a CDS encoding Gfo/Idh/MocA family oxidoreductase, which translates into the protein MSTVRLGIIGMGNIGRHHAGYLLDGKVPRCELVAVGSTSPGKLGAYEAKGLKVFGSGEEMIRSGLVDAVLVATPHYQHTWLGIAALDAGIHLMVEKPISAHKADAERLIAAHHRHPRVVFGAMFQLRAEPRYQKIRALLRSGELGELARVSWLITDWYRTEAYYASGGWRATWKGEGGGVLLNQCLHNLDVLAWLLGMPARVRGFCQLGRYHQIEVEDNVTAYLEYPNGATGIFVTSTGEAPGSNRFEIAGTRGRLVLEGGRLTVIRNEVDMLEWSRAAKVGFSKPEIWNVEIPFENAAAPHAEFMKNFVDAILDGAPLMAPGEEGLNSVELANVMLLSSLQERTVELPMDGALYEQKLGQLIRESRVEKQVVEIAGDDFTKSFHR
- a CDS encoding sugar phosphate isomerase/epimerase, which codes for MILTGIGDEAGNTIEAQIQAIQELGWKWIEMRGVQVGDFPKGNFHDIPDAAFERCVELLEQAGIGVHCFGSTIMNWAKKASDPFDVTLAEVARAIPRLQRLNTRYVRIMSFKPGDLENRIPQVVFHRVREVCRRLLDAGVTPVHENCMNYGGMSPKHALQLLEEVPGMKWVFDTANPVFNPDRSKAKPWIRQDPWEFWVMVRDYTVHLHVKDATWVPEKNDADYQWPGEGQGKVREILKDAFARGYDGGISIEPHMVVVFHDAQSKSNEEAMRSNFIEYGKRLEALVKESKPK